A genomic window from Cricetulus griseus strain 17A/GY chromosome 4, alternate assembly CriGri-PICRH-1.0, whole genome shotgun sequence includes:
- the LOC100764784 gene encoding olfactory receptor 7G1-like, giving the protein MEHSNQSYISEFFLIGLTYAPDFESFIFTLFLSMYFVTVFGNILIILAVSFDSHLHTPMYFFIANLSFTDICISTTIIPKMLVNIQAQDQSISYTGCLLQVCFVLIFGGLESCLLAVMAYDRYLAIGHPLRYTVIMNPLLCVLLVLLSLLISTMNALLHSLMLLNLSFCTDQSIFHFFCELVQVIKLACSDTFINTLLIYTVTSVFAGVPLAGIIFSYIQIVSSILKISSVQGRKKAFSTCGSHLSVVCLFYGTAFGVYMSSAVSESSLKNVIFSMMYIVVPQILNPFIYSLRNREVKQAMRHLIFSVVL; this is encoded by the coding sequence ATGGAACATTCAAACCAATCATatatttctgaattctttctcattgGACTGACATATGCTCCAGATTTTGAGTCATTTATTTTCACCTTGTTCCTGTCTATGTATTTTGTTACTGTCTTTGGAAACATTCTGATTATCTTGGCTGTAAGCTTTGACTCCCACCTCCATACTCCAATGTACTTCTTCATTGCCAATCTGTCCTTTACTGACATCTGTATAAGTACTACAATAATCCCAAAGATGCTAGTGAACATTCAAGCACAGGATCAAAGTATCAGCTACACAGGTTGCCTGTtacaggtttgttttgtcttgatttttggTGGCTTAGAAAGTTGCCTCCTTGCTGttatggcctatgaccgctactTGGCCATAGGACATCCGCTGAGGTACACAGTTATAATGAACCCTTTACTCTGTGTGTTGCTAGTTCTTCTATCACTGTTGATCAGTACCATGAATGCATTACTGCATAGTCTGATGTTGCTAAATCTGTCTTTCTGCACAGACCAGAGTATCTTCCACTTCTTCTGTGAACTTGTTCAAGTTATAAAACTTGCCTGCTCTGATACTTTCATCAATACCCTCCTTATATATACAGTTACTAGTGTGTTTGCTGGTGTTCCTCTTGctggaattattttttcttatatccAAATTGTGTCCTCCATTCTTAAGATCTCATCAGTCCAGGGAAGGAAAAAAGCATTTTCCACCTGTGGCTCTCATCTCTCAGTAGTGTGCTTATTCTATGGGACAGCTTTTGGAGTGTATATGAGTTCTGCTGTTTCTGAATCTTCTTTAAAGAATGTAATCTTTTCTATGATGTATATTGTAGTCCCTCAAATATTGAACCCTTTTATATACAGTTTGAGAAACAGAGAGGTTAAACAAGCCATGAGACACCTAATCTTTTCTGTGGTCTTATAA